The Terriglobales bacterium region GCAGGCTTCCTGAATTCGCAGCGGCTGAAGGGCATTCATCTAGCCATCAAATCGGGCATGCTGGCTGCCGAAACCGCTTTCGAAGCGCTGCGCGATTCAGATTTCTCGACTTCGCGCCTTGGCACTTTCCAAAAGCGTGTTGAAAATAGCTGGATCAAGCAGGAACTGTGGCCGGTACGCAACTTCCACCAGGGATTCGAGCACGGCTTCTGGACGGGAATGTTTCACGCCGGCCTGCAACAGTTCACTGGCGGACGTGGCCTGCGCGAGCGTTATGCCTCCACTGCAGGGCATACGCGGATGCGACCGCTCAATCAGTTGGTCAGCATTGGCGACCACCGCGAGCAACTTCTGGATAACGCCAAGGGGGACGGCAAGCTCACTTTCGACAAGCTGACCGATCTTTATCACTCGGGGACAAAACACGAAGAGGATCAGCCGGCGCACCTTGTGATTCACGATACGAATATCTGCAATACGCGTTGCGTAAAGGAATTTGGCAGCCCCTGCCAACATTTCTGTCCGGCTAATGTGTACGAGATGGTGGATGCCGCGGATGCTCCGCACGGTAAGCAGATCCATCTGAATCCTTCGAACTGCGTGCACTGCAAAACCTGCGACATTATGGATCCTTACGAGATCATCACCTGGGTGCCCCCAGAGGGTGGCGGCGGGCCGAACTACGATGGGATGTAGGTATGAAACGCGCCCTGCTTGTTATCGACGTCCAGAATGAATACTTCACCGGCAAGCTGCCGGTGAGCTATCCACACAATTCGCTGCCGAACGTTCTTCGCGCCATCGATGCTGCCAATGAAAACAAGACCCCGGTAGTTCTCATCCAGCATGCTGCGCCGCAGCCGGATAGCGCTGTATTCCGCGAGGGGAGCGCGGAATGGCAACTTCGTCCCGAGATTGCCGCGCGCCCGCACCAGAGGCTCATCCATAAGAATCTTCCTGGCAGCTTCACCGGAACCGAGCTGGAATCCTGGCTGCGCGAGCGCGGCGTCGACACCGTGGTCATCTCCGGCTACATGACCCAGCTGTGCTGCGACACTACCGCACGCCAGGCACTGCACCTCGGCTTCAACGTGGAATTTCTCTCAGATGCAACCGGTACGCTGGATATTAAGAATGAAGCAGGCGCAGTTACCGCCGAGGAATTGCATCGCGCCATCCTGGTGACGCAGCAGATGCGGTTCAGCAAAGTGCTGAAGACGGAGGACTGGATCGGAAATCTCCAGCGCTCAGTAGTTAGCCGCTGAGAAGAGTAGAGATGGTTTGCTCAGCATGAGCATAAGGCATTTGAGGACCTGCAGATCTCGTCGGACTCACGTCCTCCTCGTGATGACGACAAAACGGATGGTTCACTTCCGGCTCAGGAGCCTCAGGCCCGGCGAATACGGATGCGAGGTGATCTGGCCGCCGAACTTCGCGTCCCAGTGGCCTGGAATGCGAGTGTGACATTTCGGGCATTCGCCGGTGGATGTCAACTTGTACTTCACGATGTAGTATCCGAAGCGTTCGATCAGCAGCTGACTGCACGTTGGGCACCAGGTATTTTCCAGTCCCTCCACTTCGCCCGGCAGATTTCCGGCATAGATGAATTTCAACCCTGCCTCGTGCCCGAATTGTGCCGCGCGCAGCAGGGTCTCCGGCGGCGTGTTCGGGGTATCTTCCATCTTGTAATCAGAGTGGAATGCCGTCACGTGCCAGGGAATTTCCGGTGAGACGCTCGCCAGGAATTCAGCCATGCGCTTCAGTTCATCGTCGGAATCGTTGAAGCCGGGGATCAGCAAGCTGACAATCTCAACCCAGAAGTCCATCGCCTTCAGGCGGCGAATCGTGTCCAGGATCGGCTGCAGCCGCCCGCCTAGCTTGCGGTAGTGGTGATCATCGAAGCTTTTGAGATCGACTTTATAGAGATCGACCCAGGGTCGCAGGAATTCCAGCACCTGGGGTGTGCCATTGCCGTTGGAAACGAAGCCTGTCTTCAGTCCAGCCGCCTTAGCCTCCTTGAAGATGGCTACCGCCCACTCGCTAGTGATCAGCGGCTCATTGTAGGTGCTGACCAGAACCCGCGCGCCCTGGCGCAGCGCTTGCTGAACCAGCACTTCCGGCGACGCCCCCAGCGGAGGAGTTACCGCGCCAGGATCGCGAAGCGCCTGCGAGGTCACCCAGTTCTGGCAATAGGAGCAGTGCAGATCGCATCCCAACATGCCGAAGCTGTAGGCCAGTGCACCCGGATAGGCGTGGAAAAAGGGCTTCTTCTCGATCGGGTCGCACTGCACGCCGCCGACATAGCCCCACGGGACATACAGGTGCCCGCCACGATTGAAGCGCACCCGGCAGACCCCAGCCTGGCCCTCGGGGATGGGGCAGCAATGTCCGCAAGAGAAGCAACGCAGCCGGCCTTTGTCGTCCAGAGTCTCGACTAGTTCGGGCGCGGCTTTGCGGACGTTCTGCTCCAGGATGTCCTTGAGGGCTGGCATAGCGGCAAAACTTACCCTTCCTATTTTAGACCGCTTTCGAAAATGTTTTGCCGGAACGGGCTGCTTCTCTCATCCTCATTCCCGAGCTAAACCTGTCGCTTCCTAGTGCCGATTTCCTGCTTGGAAGCCTGCGGGAGTCACCGTCAGGCCGGAGAAGCGATCTCACAATGAACCGAGTTGGTAAGCGTCCGTAATCCTCAGGGGCTAAAGTCCAGGACTTATCTGGCTCTGGACGGCGCGGCTGAAGCCGCGCCCTTTCAAGACCGGTTTATGAGAAAGCTTCTAATCCTGGTGAACGAACATGGCCCGTCGCCAAGAGCCACGTGTACGCATGGTCGCACCAGTGCGTTTGTTCGGCACCGATGTGAACGGCAGGCCGTTCAACACCCAGGTAGATACGGTG contains the following coding sequences:
- a CDS encoding cysteine hydrolase family protein; translation: MKRALLVIDVQNEYFTGKLPVSYPHNSLPNVLRAIDAANENKTPVVLIQHAAPQPDSAVFREGSAEWQLRPEIAARPHQRLIHKNLPGSFTGTELESWLRERGVDTVVISGYMTQLCCDTTARQALHLGFNVEFLSDATGTLDIKNEAGAVTAEELHRAILVTQQMRFSKVLKTEDWIGNLQRSVVSR
- the amrS gene encoding AmmeMemoRadiSam system radical SAM enzyme, with the translated sequence MPALKDILEQNVRKAAPELVETLDDKGRLRCFSCGHCCPIPEGQAGVCRVRFNRGGHLYVPWGYVGGVQCDPIEKKPFFHAYPGALAYSFGMLGCDLHCSYCQNWVTSQALRDPGAVTPPLGASPEVLVQQALRQGARVLVSTYNEPLITSEWAVAIFKEAKAAGLKTGFVSNGNGTPQVLEFLRPWVDLYKVDLKSFDDHHYRKLGGRLQPILDTIRRLKAMDFWVEIVSLLIPGFNDSDDELKRMAEFLASVSPEIPWHVTAFHSDYKMEDTPNTPPETLLRAAQFGHEAGLKFIYAGNLPGEVEGLENTWCPTCSQLLIERFGYYIVKYKLTSTGECPKCHTRIPGHWDAKFGGQITSHPYSPGLRLLSRK